The genomic stretch CATGGAGACCTTCCGCCTCTTCGACTGCAGTCAAGTCCTGGCGTAGGAGATTCTCCACGAGGGCAATCTCGGCATGATTGCCTTCTACAAAGATGGCAGGGATGGCAGTGAGGGCGGCCTTGCGGGCGGCTTCGACGCGGCGTTCACCGGCAACGACATAGAGGATGTCTTCGGCGGCACGGAAAAGGATGGGCTCAAGGACGCCATGCTTGGTTATGGAGGCGGTAAGTTCATCGAGTGCCGTCGGGTCTATAGATTTACGTGGTTGGTTCGGATCAGCGTGGAGATCGGAGAGATTGATGGTGTAAAGTTTACCCTTCTCATACGTTGTCATATTCTCCTCCGAAAGTCTTTTTTATTTAGCCACAGACCTGTCTGCCTCGTACAAGGCACAGGCAGGTAACTGCGGATAAATTCGGATGGGATATTTTCTTTATCTGATTTGGGATGGAGCGGCAAATCAGATAAAACAATCAGCGCCTTAAGCGCTATTGTTGAATGGTTTACCTTATAATGCGCTTAACCTGTACTTTCGGTGTTCCAAAATTTATAAGCAGACATAGCGTGAGTTCTGTGGCTTTGAGATAATGAATACATTGTGCTTTATGGATGTCTTCAATATCTTTGGCTGCTTTAAGTTCAACAAGAACACTTCCTTCCACCAGCAGATCTGCGACATATTATCCTACTACAACCTGGTCATAATATACCGGTATTGCTTTTTGCTGTTCAACTTGAAGATATTGCTTTTTTAACTCATGAGCAAGGGCATTCTCATATACCCTTTCAAGAAAGCCATTGCCAAGGGTATTGGCAACTGTATATGCACAACCGATGATCTTTTTCGTTAATTCTTCAGAATGCATTTTTAGCAACAGATCAAAGCGGATAAATTCGGATGGAATATTCTTTTATACTTCTGCCCTGTGAGGGCATGAAGTGTGGGCTGTATTGACGGTTTATCACAATACAGAACACAGTTAATTATTTTATAGCATTCATCTGCGTACATCAGATTTATATCTGTGGTGAAAAATACTATTTTATTTCTACTCATTAGCTGTAAAACTGTCCTTTAAAGTATGTTGCGGTTTGTGA from Pseudomonadota bacterium encodes the following:
- a CDS encoding ParB/RepB/Spo0J family partition protein, with protein sequence MTTYEKGKLYTINLSDLHADPNQPRKSIDPTALDELTASITKHGVLEPILFRAAEDILYVVAGERRVEAARKAALTAIPAIFVEGNHAEIALVENLLRQDLTAVEEAEGLHALMTEQSYTQEQLGGIIGKAQNTLSEILSLNKLPREVRDDCRGDRTISRSALIVIAKKKQSRGMQTAYNAYKEKLAKQQTGKQQK